One genomic window of Cellulophaga sp. Hel_I_12 includes the following:
- a CDS encoding VapE domain-containing protein — protein MVTENQGEELYHVKDAKKKTIYDYTMEYLEGKYDITYNEISHDFQIAFKNSKDLRYLNLNSLIIELAKAGIDIPTGKLEILIRSEWIKKYNPVKEYFMDLPKWDGQDHILKLTSYVPTYEKEAFNYHFEKWLVRTIKCALEIGYFNKQAFILSHQGQNSGKSTWCRFLCPPELAEFMAEDISNDKDARIQLCRNFLYNLDELAVLSKKDVNALKSFFSKTFINERLPYDRKNTTLPRICSFVGSTNMSSFLNDETGSVRWLCFELKDKIDFRYSKEVDIHMVWSQAYHLAYSDTAFNPELTIKDIQENEERNKRYTKLTSEQEVIAKFYEKSKDMKDFKTASDVMVATSGLNLRLNHINIGRALAGFDFQKVKHPTRQVYGYLAKSLFAASPWEIELSKKVE, from the coding sequence ATGGTTACTGAAAACCAAGGCGAAGAACTTTATCACGTAAAGGACGCCAAGAAGAAAACCATTTATGATTATACCATGGAATATTTGGAAGGGAAGTATGATATTACCTATAATGAAATATCCCATGACTTTCAGATTGCCTTCAAGAATTCAAAAGATTTAAGGTATCTGAATTTAAACTCACTAATTATAGAATTAGCCAAAGCAGGCATTGATATTCCAACAGGAAAGTTGGAAATTCTAATTCGCTCAGAATGGATTAAAAAATATAACCCTGTCAAAGAGTATTTTATGGATCTACCTAAATGGGACGGTCAAGATCATATTCTAAAATTGACCTCCTATGTACCCACCTATGAAAAAGAAGCTTTTAACTATCACTTTGAAAAGTGGTTAGTACGCACGATAAAATGCGCTTTAGAAATAGGGTATTTTAATAAGCAAGCTTTTATATTATCCCATCAAGGCCAGAATTCAGGGAAATCTACTTGGTGTCGTTTTTTATGCCCTCCAGAACTGGCCGAATTTATGGCCGAGGATATCAGTAATGATAAAGATGCCAGGATACAATTATGCAGAAACTTTCTCTACAATCTTGACGAACTAGCAGTACTGTCAAAAAAGGATGTGAATGCTTTAAAATCATTTTTCTCCAAAACCTTTATCAATGAACGTTTACCTTATGACCGGAAAAATACCACACTCCCAAGAATATGCTCCTTTGTTGGATCTACCAATATGTCTTCTTTTTTAAATGACGAAACAGGATCAGTACGTTGGTTGTGTTTTGAACTCAAAGATAAAATTGATTTTAGGTACTCCAAGGAAGTGGATATTCATATGGTATGGTCGCAAGCCTATCACCTTGCCTATAGCGATACTGCGTTCAATCCTGAGCTAACTATTAAAGATATCCAGGAAAATGAAGAGCGGAATAAGCGATATACCAAATTAACTTCGGAACAAGAGGTTATTGCTAAGTTTTATGAAAAGTCTAAGGATATGAAAGACTTCAAAACAGCCTCGGATGTGATGGTAGCGACTAGCGGTCTTAACCTGCGACTCAACCATATTAATATTGGTCGTGCTTTAGCTGGATTTGACTTTCAAAAAGTGAAGCACCCCACGCGGCAAGTTTACGGTTATTTGGCAAAATCTCTGTTTGCAGCTTCCCCATGGGAAATAGAATTATCAAAAAAAGTAGAATAA
- a CDS encoding DUF6090 family protein: MIKFFRHIRKNLLNEGKTTKYFKYAIGEIILVVIGILIALQINNWNENRKANQLETNFFNNVLLDLQKDEEKLHYYKNFHTKRIEYLDTLLTYVRNPNKTMGIDKFGMYVEPLFYATDPTNYNITFESAKSLGTFNNFKEKELLKDLSEYYADFTLIEKSFSSILRFIENRFEPIMYTLPENYMNENTGNLVINEESVQEFYNKVASIEDYRGITADYETILRTPKMENYLIGDMGRTFGAINIISARQHMLNQLLEKIKNQ; the protein is encoded by the coding sequence ATGATAAAATTTTTTAGACATATCCGCAAAAACCTGCTCAACGAGGGCAAGACCACGAAGTACTTTAAATACGCCATTGGCGAAATCATTTTGGTAGTCATTGGCATTCTCATTGCCCTTCAGATTAATAATTGGAATGAGAACAGAAAAGCAAATCAATTAGAAACTAATTTTTTTAACAATGTGCTTTTAGACCTTCAAAAAGATGAAGAAAAACTTCACTATTATAAAAATTTTCACACCAAGAGAATTGAATATTTAGACACTTTGTTAACGTATGTTAGAAACCCAAACAAAACCATGGGTATTGATAAATTTGGCATGTATGTAGAACCATTGTTCTATGCAACAGACCCAACAAATTATAACATCACCTTTGAATCTGCTAAATCTTTAGGCACCTTCAACAACTTTAAAGAGAAAGAACTTTTAAAAGATCTTTCAGAATATTATGCAGACTTTACTTTAATTGAAAAATCCTTTAGCTCTATTTTACGATTTATTGAAAATCGATTTGAGCCTATAATGTATACGCTTCCCGAAAATTATATGAATGAAAATACTGGCAATTTGGTTATAAACGAAGAAAGCGTTCAGGAATTTTATAATAAAGTAGCATCTATAGAAGATTATCGAGGGATTACTGCAGACTATGAAACAATATTAAGAACCCCCAAAATGGAAAATTATTTAATTGGTGATATGGGAAGAACCTTTGGAGCAATTAACATCATATCTGCTAGACAACACATGCTAAATCAATTACTAGAGAAAATTAAAAACCAATGA
- a CDS encoding DUF6090 family protein has protein sequence MQNKFNKYLLYALGEIILVVIGILIALSINNWNEAEKDHKLEHVFLLKLKSNLKADIALYKDRIEKNTLNNHHLDSSLTILKNYKSHTTVELQEHLRFIFFFHRFNPNKTTFDNLVSSGRLNIIRNDSLTESLFLYYRLISQQQESLAESIDDYSRNTMGPALLEFDFIDNSLDYTLKPIKSSFGVKPIESYVENPKIVNSISYKILFVDVIVRAYTSQITKAESIIDLIDNELMPTNYD, from the coding sequence ATGCAAAACAAATTCAATAAGTACTTACTTTATGCCCTTGGCGAAATTATCCTCGTGGTTATCGGTATTTTGATTGCGTTAAGCATAAACAATTGGAATGAGGCTGAAAAAGACCATAAACTAGAACACGTATTTCTTCTTAAATTAAAATCTAATCTTAAAGCAGATATTGCTCTTTATAAGGATAGGATTGAAAAAAATACGCTAAATAACCATCATTTAGATAGCAGTTTAACCATACTTAAAAATTATAAATCGCATACTACGGTAGAACTTCAAGAACACTTGAGATTCATTTTCTTTTTTCATCGCTTTAATCCAAATAAAACCACGTTTGACAATTTGGTGTCCAGTGGTAGATTAAATATAATTAGAAACGACTCATTAACAGAATCACTCTTTTTATATTACAGATTAATTTCTCAACAACAAGAGAGTCTTGCCGAAAGTATTGATGATTACAGTAGAAACACCATGGGCCCTGCACTACTGGAATTCGATTTCATAGATAATTCATTGGACTATACCTTAAAACCTATAAAATCTTCTTTTGGGGTAAAACCCATTGAATCTTATGTTGAAAATCCGAAAATCGTGAATTCCATTTCCTATAAAATTTTATTTGTCGATGTTATTGTGAGGGCTTACACTAGTCAAATTACAAAAGCAGAAAGCATTATTGATCTTATAGATAATGAACTAATGCCAACAAATTATGATTAA
- a CDS encoding Fic family protein codes for MKNFVSGIHISQGYYKSFQPNSIHKQWQVDDMEVLSLLSKADRQLGRLDMYSEYVNIELFISMHIAKEATQSSKIEGTQTNMEEAFLKKDEISLEKRDDWEEVQNYIAAMNEAVKMLHRLPFSSRLIKQTHKILLQGVRGQNKLPGEYRTSQNWIGGATINDAVFIPPIHNSINDLMSDIEKFANDELNHLPDLLKIALIHYQFETIHPFLDGNGRVGRLLITLYLVSKGILKQPILYLSDFFEKNRMLYYDNLMRVRTHNDLSQWFKFFLSGVIETSKSGVTTFNSIMQLQKALDIKLKTLGNRSVDARLVIEGLYSNPVIDVNRVEKIIQKSNVSAYKLIASLEQLDILGEITGGQRGRLYIFKDYVNLFKDSL; via the coding sequence ATGAAAAATTTCGTTTCTGGTATACATATTAGTCAGGGATATTATAAAAGTTTTCAACCAAATTCAATTCATAAACAATGGCAAGTTGATGATATGGAAGTGCTTTCACTATTAAGCAAGGCGGATAGGCAGTTAGGAAGATTGGATATGTATTCGGAATATGTTAACATTGAGTTATTCATTAGTATGCATATTGCGAAAGAGGCTACTCAATCCTCTAAGATAGAAGGCACCCAAACAAATATGGAAGAAGCTTTTCTCAAAAAAGACGAAATTTCATTAGAAAAAAGAGACGATTGGGAAGAAGTCCAAAATTACATTGCTGCTATGAATGAAGCAGTAAAAATGTTACATCGACTTCCATTTTCATCCAGACTTATTAAGCAGACTCATAAGATATTATTACAAGGAGTAAGAGGACAAAACAAACTACCTGGAGAATACAGAACAAGTCAAAACTGGATCGGTGGTGCCACAATTAATGATGCTGTATTTATTCCTCCAATCCATAATTCTATAAACGATTTAATGTCGGATATCGAAAAATTTGCCAATGACGAACTCAACCATTTGCCTGATCTTTTGAAAATAGCATTAATTCATTACCAATTTGAAACTATACATCCTTTTTTGGATGGAAATGGAAGGGTTGGAAGGTTACTAATTACATTATATCTGGTAAGTAAGGGAATTTTAAAACAGCCTATTTTATATTTATCGGACTTTTTTGAAAAAAATAGAATGCTTTATTATGATAATTTGATGCGTGTAAGAACACATAATGATCTTTCTCAATGGTTTAAGTTTTTTTTGAGCGGTGTTATTGAAACATCAAAGTCAGGAGTAACTACATTCAATAGTATTATGCAGTTGCAAAAGGCACTGGATATTAAATTAAAAACATTGGGAAACAGAAGTGTGGATGCCCGTTTAGTAATAGAAGGACTATATTCCAATCCAGTAATTGACGTAAACCGAGTAGAAAAAATAATTCAAAAATCTAATGTTTCCGCATATAAATTAATAGCATCATTAGAGCAACTAGATATTTTAGGTGAGATTACTGGTGGTCAAAGAGGGCGGTTATATATTTTTAAAGACTATGTCAATTTATTTAAGGACAGTTTGTAA
- a CDS encoding DUF6730 family protein: protein MGYKKLDEVMELLSDELDGFNKSIKKLEKLTQNVDNINIKADTSGIEYYIQDHLRTEKEKSQKLQEAFQRMEKQLSKSQVVPKIQLWIHYGMYMTSLIIIGYLIFKLA, encoded by the coding sequence ATGGGCTATAAAAAATTGGATGAAGTCATGGAGCTTCTAAGTGACGAATTAGACGGGTTCAACAAGAGCATAAAAAAGCTAGAAAAGTTAACTCAAAACGTAGATAATATCAATATCAAAGCGGATACTTCGGGCATTGAATATTATATTCAAGATCATCTAAGAACAGAGAAAGAAAAAAGTCAAAAATTACAGGAAGCTTTTCAAAGAATGGAAAAGCAACTTTCCAAATCACAAGTAGTTCCGAAAATACAGCTATGGATTCATTATGGAATGTATATGACTTCTTTGATCATTATTGGCTATTTGATATTTAAGCTTGCATAA
- a CDS encoding DUF6090 family protein produces MENKISKYFKYAIGEIVLVVIGILIALQINNWNENRKSRTTETYVLNEILSNLNEDAAILNDIINQRYITKASVANMLGYLQKENISKDSLEKDMVNFLTFERYFPINNAYEILKSKGLQLSNNNLTSKISRYYDYEQKKMNRSILDVENAILSILEDSSGIPRFIESLALNKNVSIIDYNNPDLKKELYREIVPFKNNNIGTLNTLIVFQNLNQALRKEIEKELKLSDK; encoded by the coding sequence ATGGAAAATAAAATTTCCAAATACTTTAAATATGCCATAGGCGAAATTGTGCTTGTGGTTATTGGTATTCTCATTGCCCTACAGATTAATAATTGGAATGAGAACCGTAAGTCGAGAACAACTGAAACTTATGTTTTAAATGAAATTTTGAGTAATCTAAATGAAGATGCTGCTATTTTAAATGATATCATTAATCAGAGATACATAACAAAAGCTTCAGTAGCAAATATGCTTGGCTATCTACAGAAAGAAAACATTAGTAAAGATTCCTTAGAAAAGGATATGGTGAACTTTTTAACCTTTGAGCGGTACTTTCCTATCAACAACGCCTATGAAATTCTAAAGTCTAAAGGGTTACAGCTTTCTAATAATAATCTTACATCCAAAATATCTCGTTATTATGATTACGAACAGAAAAAGATGAACAGAAGTATTTTAGATGTAGAAAATGCTATTCTTAGTATTTTGGAAGACTCCTCGGGAATCCCTCGATTTATAGAATCTCTCGCCTTAAACAAAAACGTATCGATTATTGATTATAACAATCCTGATTTAAAAAAGGAACTCTATAGGGAGATTGTTCCGTTTAAAAACAATAACATAGGAACATTAAATACATTAATTGTGTTTCAAAATCTTAATCAAGCCCTTAGAAAGGAAATTGAAAAAGAGCTTAAATTATCAGATAAGTAG
- a CDS encoding DUF6090 family protein → MIKFFRKIRQNLLSEGKTAKYFKYAMGEIILVVIGILIALQINNWNEEKKYQKQLHIKVHSILGDIREDALQIKALLKDLEKQHSAADHIIPIMESEQKAIVDSLKFILDFNSFTTTPILSQQNNTWDYLSANGILSELEDQELVNLLMNYYNYFDELTINFNNSANPVRLELRELKYELFTNTEHRKFFPTKKPSVPSKAVYESIFNDIRILPLCRYIGSTAAYFEGRFKDVDQKAEKIIYYLETNYQPI, encoded by the coding sequence ATGATTAAATTTTTTCGTAAAATCCGCCAAAATCTTCTTTCAGAAGGCAAAACCGCGAAATACTTCAAATACGCTATGGGCGAAATTATCCTCGTGGTCATCGGTATTTTAATTGCGCTTCAAATTAACAATTGGAACGAAGAAAAAAAGTATCAAAAACAATTACATATAAAAGTGCATTCTATTTTGGGAGATATCCGTGAAGATGCGTTACAAATTAAAGCGCTCCTTAAGGACCTGGAGAAACAGCATAGTGCAGCCGACCATATCATACCCATTATGGAATCTGAACAAAAAGCCATAGTAGATTCCTTAAAATTTATTCTCGATTTCAATTCCTTTACCACTACCCCAATCTTATCACAACAAAATAATACTTGGGATTATCTAAGCGCAAACGGTATCCTATCAGAATTGGAAGACCAAGAATTGGTGAACTTGTTAATGAACTATTACAATTACTTTGACGAGCTCACCATTAACTTTAACAACTCTGCCAACCCTGTACGATTAGAACTGAGAGAGCTGAAATACGAACTTTTTACAAATACCGAACATCGCAAATTTTTTCCCACAAAGAAACCCAGCGTTCCTAGTAAGGCAGTTTATGAATCTATTTTTAACGATATTCGGATTTTACCCTTGTGCAGATATATAGGGAGTACAGCGGCTTATTTTGAAGGAAGGTTTAAAGATGTCGATCAAAAAGCTGAAAAGATTATTTACTATTTAGAAACGAATTACCAACCTATTTGA
- a CDS encoding site-specific integrase, with the protein MNTNVKLSLDTRRRKKDKSFPIILRLSHLRKTTSISLGQSVQNEYWDDKNEKIKRAFKGTSSTSKLNNQLLKEKTRATDIINALYEKDELNFLSIKQLKRKIVKTASFDSFMAYSVEIVEEMKLAERYGNANTYHSIVKVLQLFNNGNDIKFNEVNYDFLKRFETWHFSRGNSINGLSAYMRTIKAIFNKAIKSEIVSSEAYPFTNYRIKTAPTEKRAIDAKSMKSIMILHLDETNGLFHYRNFFLASYMLYGISFMDLAFLKVENIIDNRIKFQRKKTHRPYDINITPQLNELLSYYLNNKEKSEFIFPIIKRETFELQYKDVIWERKRYNKGLKEIATKCGIEQRLTSYVSRHSFATQAMLQDVPLQAISAMLGHNRLSTTQIYLKSLPNNILDGYNKKLVDL; encoded by the coding sequence ATGAACACCAATGTAAAACTTTCTTTAGATACACGAAGGCGAAAAAAGGACAAATCTTTTCCAATAATTTTAAGGTTAAGCCATTTACGAAAAACAACATCAATAAGTTTGGGTCAATCTGTCCAGAACGAATATTGGGATGATAAGAACGAGAAAATCAAAAGAGCTTTTAAAGGAACTTCATCAACTAGTAAATTGAATAATCAATTATTAAAAGAAAAGACAAGGGCGACTGATATTATAAATGCTCTATATGAGAAGGATGAACTTAATTTTTTGTCAATTAAACAACTAAAAAGAAAAATAGTCAAAACTGCTTCTTTTGACTCTTTTATGGCATATAGTGTCGAAATAGTTGAAGAAATGAAACTTGCAGAGCGTTATGGCAATGCAAATACTTATCATTCCATAGTAAAAGTGTTACAATTATTTAATAATGGAAATGATATTAAATTTAATGAAGTCAATTACGACTTTCTTAAAAGGTTTGAGACCTGGCACTTTTCCAGAGGAAATTCTATTAACGGACTTTCGGCCTATATGAGAACAATAAAAGCTATTTTTAATAAAGCTATTAAAAGTGAAATTGTATCAAGCGAAGCGTATCCTTTCACTAACTACAGAATTAAAACAGCACCCACTGAAAAAAGAGCAATAGATGCCAAAAGCATGAAATCTATAATGATTTTGCATTTAGATGAAACGAATGGATTATTTCATTATAGAAATTTCTTTTTAGCTTCTTATATGCTTTATGGCATTTCGTTTATGGACTTAGCTTTTTTGAAGGTTGAAAACATAATAGACAATCGTATAAAGTTTCAGAGAAAGAAGACGCATAGACCATATGATATTAATATAACACCTCAATTAAATGAATTACTTTCCTATTACCTTAACAATAAAGAAAAGTCTGAATTTATATTTCCTATAATTAAAAGAGAAACTTTTGAGTTGCAATACAAAGATGTAATATGGGAAAGAAAAAGGTATAATAAGGGACTGAAAGAGATTGCTACTAAATGTGGTATAGAACAAAGACTGACTTCTTATGTCTCTCGTCATAGTTTTGCCACTCAAGCAATGTTACAAGATGTACCTCTGCAAGCAATTTCAGCTATGCTAGGACATAATCGACTGTCAACCACTCAAATATATCTTAAGTCTTTGCCTAACAATATTTTGGATGGTTATAATAAAAAGTTAGTTGACCTTTAA
- a CDS encoding toprim domain-containing protein: MKKKRTTGLSCERARAFPIEKALAKLGHFPTRETDKEAWFLSPLRSETQASFKVCKKLNRWYDHGEGIGGNVINLICQIKPCSVKSALAFIKEQMETSFFLQQHPILKEEVQELETNHTITILKVKELKHPALAQYLKVRGISIEKAKELVKEVHYQVKGKNYFAIGLQNDSGGWELRNKYLKNSCSPKDMTSIKKGHSKLLITEGMFDILSLTEINKKLISEYDFLIMNSIGFLEKVKLISREYEIVDLYLDNDSNGKLTTENLLKVSNKFKDKSKLYDGFKDMNEWLIHCAKKGISHKAQDVFLLPQKQTCFTPDGCKENKK; the protein is encoded by the coding sequence ATGAAAAAAAAAAGAACAACAGGACTATCGTGTGAAAGAGCCCGAGCTTTTCCCATCGAAAAAGCGCTGGCAAAACTTGGGCACTTTCCGACCAGAGAAACGGATAAAGAAGCTTGGTTTTTAAGTCCGCTGCGCTCAGAAACCCAAGCCTCTTTCAAGGTGTGCAAGAAACTAAATAGATGGTACGACCATGGAGAGGGAATCGGGGGAAATGTTATTAATCTGATTTGTCAAATTAAGCCATGTTCTGTAAAGAGTGCATTAGCGTTTATTAAAGAACAAATGGAAACTTCTTTTTTTCTTCAACAGCACCCTATTTTAAAAGAGGAAGTACAGGAATTAGAAACAAATCACACAATAACTATTTTAAAAGTCAAGGAACTAAAACATCCAGCCTTAGCGCAATATTTAAAAGTAAGAGGCATATCCATAGAAAAAGCAAAGGAATTGGTCAAAGAAGTCCATTACCAAGTTAAAGGGAAAAACTATTTCGCTATTGGATTACAAAATGATTCAGGTGGATGGGAATTACGGAATAAATACTTAAAGAATTCATGTTCTCCAAAGGATATGACCTCAATTAAAAAAGGTCATTCAAAGCTACTGATTACAGAAGGGATGTTTGACATACTATCCCTAACTGAAATAAACAAAAAACTAATATCTGAATATGACTTTCTAATCATGAACTCGATAGGTTTTTTAGAAAAGGTAAAATTAATAAGCAGAGAATATGAAATAGTAGACCTCTATCTAGACAATGATTCCAATGGAAAACTCACCACTGAAAACTTACTTAAAGTATCTAACAAATTCAAAGACAAATCAAAGCTTTATGACGGATTCAAAGATATGAACGAATGGCTGATTCATTGTGCTAAAAAGGGAATTAGTCATAAGGCGCAAGATGTGTTTTTGTTGCCACAAAAACAAACTTGCTTTACGCCCGATGGTTGCAAAGAAAATAAAAAATGA
- a CDS encoding DUF6090 family protein, with protein sequence MIKFFRNIRRNLMERGRTGKYLKYAIGEIVLVVIGILIALSINNWNDARKDRVAEKELYRTLIKSLESDLEDVRAKSMILDTALTAQRIFITESLTEIQSKFTGEEIYRMIWQLGNTSYSFVPNVSLYTKISQNQQIDLIQSDTLQKKIMDLFEVHYWEYKDLDTTLERLAQEGLISNFFGDIAHLVIKNQWEIDDAALQQQFGELNKDCRKIYFLSTSVKKSMLNCENKIETLLPLLKEELNK encoded by the coding sequence ATGATAAAGTTTTTCAGAAATATCAGACGAAACCTCATGGAAAGAGGGAGAACAGGTAAATACCTTAAATACGCCATTGGCGAAATTGTACTTGTGGTCATTGGTATTTTAATTGCTTTATCGATCAATAATTGGAATGATGCTAGAAAAGATAGGGTTGCTGAAAAAGAACTTTATAGAACGCTCATAAAAAGCCTTGAAAGCGACTTGGAAGATGTTCGTGCAAAATCTATGATTTTAGACACTGCACTCACCGCACAAAGAATATTTATCACCGAATCGTTAACGGAGATACAATCTAAGTTTACGGGCGAAGAGATTTATAGGATGATTTGGCAATTGGGCAATACTAGTTACTCCTTTGTTCCAAACGTTTCATTATACACGAAAATTTCCCAAAACCAACAAATAGACTTGATACAGTCTGATACTTTGCAAAAAAAAATAATGGACCTGTTTGAAGTGCATTACTGGGAGTATAAAGATTTGGATACCACCCTAGAACGTCTGGCACAAGAAGGGTTGATCAGTAACTTTTTTGGAGATATTGCGCATTTAGTTATCAAAAATCAGTGGGAAATAGATGATGCAGCATTACAACAACAATTTGGTGAATTAAACAAGGACTGTCGTAAAATATATTTTCTATCAACGTCCGTCAAAAAATCGATGCTAAACTGCGAAAACAAAATAGAAACGCTTTTGCCTTTATTAAAAGAGGAGCTTAACAAATGA
- the mbpA gene encoding mobilization protein MbpA, with translation MKKTYIKFRCSIYEKKLLKKRAARAGISLSEYCRNSAFENLVIERLTPEQLAHYRMLVKYKNNFTSIRNMFKKRNPKLASEVADVAEQIRSHLYNFKK, from the coding sequence ATGAAGAAGACGTATATCAAATTTAGATGCTCTATTTACGAAAAGAAACTACTTAAAAAACGAGCAGCACGAGCAGGAATATCACTTTCTGAATACTGTCGTAATTCGGCTTTTGAAAATTTAGTCATTGAACGTTTGACTCCTGAACAGTTAGCGCATTATAGAATGCTCGTTAAGTATAAAAATAACTTTACCAGCATTCGTAATATGTTTAAAAAGCGAAATCCAAAACTAGCGAGCGAGGTTGCAGATGTGGCAGAACAAATCCGCAGTCATTTATACAACTTCAAAAAATAA
- a CDS encoding relaxase/mobilization nuclease domain-containing protein, producing the protein MIGKGKSIAHTKASIAYGWNQEKDAEIVFSQHIAGDTTQQITDEFKLIQEQNVRCEKNTLSFILSPIQEEGKKLSKKELGDLTQKFIREMNLKEQQAIAFVHRDKAHTHVHLYVNRIGFDGKAYNDSFIGKRSQVAAENVAKEMGLTTVKEVQQEKNKTLQPIRFEIKNIHQKVMENETPKNLDDYIKAMKQQNVKVILTINKANKLQGFRLEYKGHNLKASEVHRSMSGGRIMGQLTQNRGIANQIKPINTVKLLGKKTELTVNFAASIAKSLVKKVIKRSIDKGIGI; encoded by the coding sequence ATGATCGGCAAAGGAAAATCTATAGCACATACCAAAGCATCGATAGCCTATGGATGGAATCAAGAAAAAGATGCTGAAATAGTCTTTAGTCAGCATATAGCAGGAGATACTACCCAGCAGATAACGGATGAATTTAAATTGATTCAAGAGCAGAATGTCCGATGCGAAAAGAACACGCTCAGTTTTATACTAAGTCCAATTCAAGAGGAGGGTAAAAAGCTTAGCAAAAAAGAATTAGGAGATTTGACTCAGAAGTTCATAAGGGAAATGAATTTAAAAGAGCAACAGGCTATTGCTTTTGTTCATAGAGATAAAGCACATACCCATGTGCATTTATATGTTAATAGAATAGGTTTTGATGGAAAAGCATACAATGATAGCTTTATCGGAAAACGAAGCCAGGTAGCGGCTGAAAACGTGGCTAAGGAAATGGGTCTTACCACCGTCAAGGAAGTACAACAAGAAAAGAATAAGACACTTCAACCGATACGTTTTGAGATTAAAAACATCCACCAGAAAGTCATGGAAAATGAAACACCAAAGAATTTAGACGATTACATCAAAGCGATGAAGCAACAAAATGTAAAAGTGATTCTAACTATTAATAAGGCAAACAAACTACAAGGATTTAGATTGGAATACAAAGGTCATAATCTAAAAGCAAGCGAGGTACATCGTTCAATGTCTGGAGGGAGAATTATGGGTCAACTAACCCAGAATAGAGGAATAGCAAATCAAATTAAACCAATCAATACAGTGAAGCTTTTAGGAAAGAAAACAGAACTTACAGTAAACTTTGCCGCAAGTATCGCCAAGAGTTTAGTAAAAAAAGTAATCAAAAGAAGTATTGATAAAGGAATAGGAATTTAA
- a CDS encoding DUF6090 family protein — protein sequence MIKFFRKIRKQLLTENKFNKYVLYAIGEIILVVIGILIALQINNWNEERKENKQERFILQKLLNDLNSDIADIDNQISVSKSNLLDFKEAANILLNNEVGDINTFNDKISNVLNISGFNQKNTTFSNLISTGKIELIKNQALSDSIVIYYNSDYASWDTAMKDYTRNIIAPYLLKFDHIPEVDYKSDERFLNKDYSAMDISKSDVIPKSLNNYKQDVFFSNILRQKIRILEGQNSSYQNLRTIMYSLVSQIKKELND from the coding sequence ATGATAAAATTCTTTAGAAAAATTAGGAAACAACTGCTCACAGAAAATAAGTTCAATAAATATGTATTGTACGCCATTGGCGAAATCATCCTCGTGGTGATCGGGATTTTGATTGCATTACAGATTAATAATTGGAATGAGGAACGTAAAGAAAACAAACAAGAGCGTTTTATACTTCAAAAATTACTAAATGATCTTAATTCTGATATAGCTGACATTGATAATCAAATTAGTGTAAGCAAATCGAATTTATTAGATTTTAAGGAGGCTGCAAACATTCTATTAAATAATGAAGTGGGAGATATTAATACTTTCAATGATAAAATTAGTAACGTTTTAAATATTAGTGGTTTCAATCAAAAAAATACCACATTTAGTAATCTAATATCCACAGGAAAAATAGAACTGATAAAAAATCAAGCATTATCGGATTCTATCGTTATTTATTATAATAGTGATTATGCTAGTTGGGACACAGCTATGAAAGATTATACTAGAAATATAATTGCACCCTACTTGCTTAAATTTGACCATATACCCGAAGTGGATTATAAAAGTGACGAACGCTTTTTGAATAAAGACTATTCGGCTATGGACATATCAAAATCTGATGTAATTCCCAAATCTTTAAATAATTACAAACAAGATGTGTTTTTTAGCAATATCCTACGTCAAAAAATCAGAATTTTAGAAGGTCAGAATAGTTCCTATCAGAATTTACGAACCATAATGTATTCTTTAGTATCCCAAATTAAAAAAGAATTAAATGATTAA